A genomic segment from Gossypium hirsutum isolate 1008001.06 chromosome D04, Gossypium_hirsutum_v2.1, whole genome shotgun sequence encodes:
- the LOC107955134 gene encoding protein SRG1, which produces MDLKVENGCIKEDKGLGWGKSLPVQSVQEIVRNGYQSVPERYIQEIKDRPSSISSESLQASLQIPIIDFSLLAKGDEHETRKLDLACKEWGFFQIRNHGVQVKILQKMKAAMAAFFELPLMEKKKFAMGANDLEGYGQAYVVSEEQKLDWCDLVALKTLPLEQRNLNFWPLNLPGFKEAVEEYSIEVQKVAEEINANLSILMGMERDGLKRYQGELKQLMRMNYYPPCSSPDLVVGVSPHSDGGSLTVLLQDDDIIGLQIKHKGEWIPVKPIPNALVVNIGDAIEIMSNGVYKSIEHRAITNEKKARISAAAFAYVDDELEIGPLDSMVDDPHRPPMYKKIKYIDYIRQVLARKMDGKALTDLVKIQT; this is translated from the exons ATGGACCTAAAGGTTGAAAATGGATGTATTAAAGAAGATAAAGGACTGGGATGGGGCAAATCTTTGCCAGTCCAAAGTGTTCAAGAAATAGTGAGGAATGGGTATCAGTCGGTCCCTGAAAGATACATTCAAGAAATCAAGGACAGGCCATCCTCCATTTCTTCTGAGAGCCTTCAAGCCTCACTTCAAATCCCAATCATAGATTTCTCATTGTTAGCCAAAGGTGATGAACATGAAACAAGGAAACTAGATCTTGCTTGCAAGGAATGGGGATTCTTTCAG ATAAGGAATCATGGTGTGCAAGTGAAGATCCTGCAGAAGATGAAGGCAGCAATGGCGGCTTTCTTTGAGTTGCCATTAATGGAGAAAAAGAAGTTTGCAATGGGTGCAAATGATCTTGAAGGATACGGACAAGCCTATGTAGTTTCAGAGGAACAAAAGCTTGATTGGTGTGACCTCGTTGCATTAAAGACTCTTCCTCTTGAACAGAGGAATTTAAACTTTTGGCCACTCAATTTACCTGGTTTCAA AGAGGCAGTGGAAGAGTACTCGATAGAAGTACAAAAGGTAGCTGAGGAAATCAATGCAAACTTATCCATACTAATGGGGATGGAAAGAGATGGATTGAAAAGGTATCAAGGGGAGCTGAAACAACTAATGAGAATGAACTATTATCCGCCATGTTCAAGTCCTGATCTTGTGGTTGGTGTTAGCCCTCATTCTGATGGAGGCTCACTAACTGTGCTTCTGCAAGATGATGATATCATTGGCCTCCAAATTAAGCACAAGGGAGAGTGGATCCCTGTTAAACCAATTCCTAATGCTCTTGTGGTCAACATCGGTGATGCTATCGAG ATTATGAGCAACGGAGTGTACAAAAGCATAGAACACCGAGCTATTACAAACGAGAAGAAAGCAAGGATTTCAGCGGCGGCATTCGCATATGTAGATGATGAACTGGAAATCGGCCCACTTGATTCAATGGTGGATGATCCCCATCGTCCTCCAATGTATAAGAAGATTAAGTATATTGACTATATCAGGCAAGTTTTGGCTCGCAAAATGGACGGCAAAGCTCTCACTGATCTAGTGAAGATACAAACCTGA